The DNA sequence CCGGTCCGGCGCCCGCCGTCCACCGCCCGTGCCGTTCATGCCGTCCGTGCCGTTCGTGCCGTTCGTGCCGTCACCGAGGAGCGTCGTAAGTGGAAGAGGGACGGCGGGACGCCTCCTTGCGCGAGGATCACCCCGGCGGTAGCTCTTCGAGTGCCGGGCCCTCGGGGGGCGGCCGCGTGGGCGGCGGCTCCGCGGACGGCCGTTCCCCGGACGGCTTCCCGCGAGAGGTCCCGGGAAGCGTCCCGTCGCCGCCCGGCGGCGCCGCTCCGGCCGGGCCGGTGCCCGTGCCGCGCTCCGGCGTGGACGGCCCCCCGGCCGTCGCTGACGGCCCGGCCACTCCCGGTCTCCCCGGCGCGCCCGCGGGCGGACCCGGTGGCCGGGGCGCGTCCGCCGACGGCGACGATCCGCCCGCCTCCGGGCTCGGCCGGCTCGCCGCCACCGTGGCGCGGCTGCGCGAGGAGGTGCTGCGCGCGCACGCCGCGGCGGACGGGCGGGCGCTGCTGGAGATGGCCAAGGGCGTGCTGATGGAGCGGCTGCGGCTGAGCCCGGTGCAGGCCGCCCGGCAGCTGGACGAGCTGGCCGACGCCGCCGGCGTTCCCCCGCTGGAGCTCGCCGCCGACATCGTCAACCAGGCGGCGCGGGACCGGCTCTCCGACGCGGCGCGGGACTTCCTCGCCCGGGTGGGCGACGGCGCGCGGGAACCGGCGGGTGACGGGTCGTCCGTCGCCGTGCGGCTGCGGACCGCCGAGAGCGGCGCGCTCGCCGCCGGGGACACCCAGGCCGTCGCCCGCGCGCTGCTGGAGCACGCCCTGACGCCGCTCGGCGCCACCGCCGTCGCCATCTGGGCGTCCGGTTCCGGCGGTTCCCTGCGCCTGGCGGGGTACGCGGGCATTCCGGCCGACGAGGCCGTGCGCTGGCACTACGTACCGCCGGGGGTGGCCACGCCCGCCCGCCGGGCGCTGGCCGCCCGCGACCAGCTGTGGTTCGACGACCTGTCCGCCACCGGGCTGCCCTCCGTGGCCCACCGGCTGCTGCCGGCCGGCGGCCGGGTCGCGCTGCCGGTCGAGACGCAGGGGCGGATCCTCGGCGTGCTGGAGATCTGCTGGCCGGGCGCCCCGGCCCAGCGCCTGCCCGCCGTGCGGCGGCAGTTCGACGCGCTCGCCGAGCTCGTCGCGCACACCCTGGAGACGCTGCCCGCCGGCCGTCCGGAGCCGGTGCCGGCCGATCCCGGCCCGGAGCTCGTCGAGCTGGCTGACAGCCTGTACGACCCGGCGCTGGTGCTGCGCGCCGAGTCGGACGAGCGGGGCCGCCTGGTGGACTTCCGGATCCGGCACGCCAATCCGCGCTTCACCGATCCGGGCGGCCGGCCGCGCGGCGCGGTCGCCGGTGCCCTGCTGCTGGAGGCGTATCCGCTGGCGGCGGAGGAGAACGGGCTGTTCGCCAAGGTGGAGCACGTGCACGCCACGGGTGAGCCGTTCCGCGCCGAGGGCATGCCGTTCACGGCGATCGTCGGGCAGGTGCGGGTGCCCACCACGGCGGACGTCAGCATCAGCCGGCACGGCCGGGAGGTGCTGCTGATCTGGCGGCTCGCCGGGGAGACGGCCCGGCTGGCCCATCTGCTGCGGCATGCCCAGCGGCTGGGCAGGATCGGCGGGTTCGAGGAGGACCTCACCACCGGGCGGATCATCTGGAGCGAGCAGCTGTTCTCGCTGCACGGGCTGCCCGCGACCGCGCCGGCGGTCCCGCTGGAGCAGCTCGCCAGTCTGGCCCACCCGGACGACACGGCGGCCATCGGCCGGTTCCTGCGGACGGTCCTGCACCACCGCAGGCCCGCGTCGACGGCCTTCCGGCTCCAGCGGCCGGACGGCATCACACGGCACATCCGCGTCGTCGCCGAGCCGGTCCTCGACGCCGACGGCCGACTGGTCGCGGTGCGCGGCGCGTTCCAGGACATCTCGGCGCAGCACTGGACGGAGGTGGCGCTGGCGGCCACCCGCGACCAGCTCGCGTACAGCGAGCAGCGGACGGCCGAGCGCAACCGGCTGGCCCGGCAGCTCCAGCAGGCCATCATGCCGCCCGCGCACGGTCCGATCGACGCCCCGGACCTGGACATCGCGGTGCGCTACCGCCCGGCGGAGGACGACAGTCTCGTCGGCGGCGACTGGTACGACGCGATCGTGCTGCCGTCGAAGCGGGTGCTGCTGTCGGTGGGGGACGTGGCCGGGCACGGTATCGAGGCGGCGACGGGCATGGTGGCGCTGCGCAACGCGCTGCGCGGCCTGGCGACGACCGGCGCCGGCCCGGCCCAGCTGCTGGGCTGGCTCAACCTCGTCGCCCACCACCTGACCGACCAGGTGACCGCCACCGCGATCTGCGCGCTGTACGACACGGAGACCCGGGTGCTGCGGTGGGCCCGCGCGGGCCATCTGCCGCCGGTGCTGATCCGCGGCGGGCGGGCGGAGACGGTCCCGCTGGTGCGGGGGCTGCTGCTGGGCGCCATCGGGGAGACGGAGTACGAGGAGGGCGAGATCCAGCTCGAACAGGACGATGTGCTGCTGCTGTACACGGACGGGCTGATCGAGCGGAAGGACCGCTCCCTGGAGGACAGCCTGGAGCAGCTGGTGGCGCTCGCGGGCCGGGGCGGTGCCACGCTGGAGCAGCGGCTGGACCGGCTGCTCACCCACAGCGGTTCGGACACCGACGACGACACGTGCGTCGTCGGTGTCCGGCTGCGGTCGCCGGATCCGGTGGGCTGAACGGCCCGCCCACGCGCGTGGTGTGAGCGGGCCCGGGGTCAGGGGCGCGGTGCGTGCCGGGCGAGGTGGCGGGTGATGCGCCGGGCGGCGAACTCGGTGCCGGCGACGAAGCGGAGCATCGGCCCGAACATGGGCGCGGCCAGGGCGCCGGTGAAGTAGAGGCCGGGGACGGACGACCGGAAGGCGCCGGTCAGACGCGGGGCCCCCGAGCCCGGCACGCGGATCACCGCCCGGCGCAGAGGCGGGGGCAGGAAGGTGAGGGCGTCGAGGTCGACGCGGTAGCCGGTGGCGGCCAGTACGTGGTCGGCGACGAGCTCCCGGGGGGCGTCTCCCGGGCCCGTCAGCGTCATACGGGCCCGCTCCCCCACGGCGTCGGCGCGCTCGACGCGGCAGCCGGTGTGGACGGGGACGACGCCCTCGACGCGGTCGCGCAGCCACCAGCCGCCGGAGGGGCCCAGGGCGCGGCGGTGAATCAACAGCCGTGCGGGCGAGGGCAGTTGGCTGACCGCCTGGGGTGCGGCGCACAGTCCGGCCAGGATCCAGCCGGTGCCGAGCGGCGAGGCCGGCCGGGCGAGCCGGTCGAGGAGCGGCCGCTCGAGGACCGGGGTGTCGCCCCAGCGCACCCGTGGGGCGCGGACCAGGACGGACGGCCGGGCGCCGGCCTCGTGCAGCAGGGCGGCGCTCTCCAGGGCCGACTGCCCGCCGCCGACGACGGCGACCCGCAGCCCGGCGTACCGGGAGAGGTCGGTGTGGTGGCTGGTGTGGGACAGCAGCGCGTCGGGGCCCGGACCTCCCGGGGCCAACCGCCGCAGCTCGCGCGGGATGTGGGCGAGCGCGCCCAGGCCGGTGGCGACGACCACCGCCGAGGCCGGCACCGGCTCGCCGTCGTGGAGCCGGACGGTGAAGCCGCCCGGATCGCGTTCGACGGACGTCACCCGTCGCGGGTCGACGTCGTCGACGAACCTCGCGGCGAACCACATCCCGTAGGCGACGAAGACCTCGCAGGGGATGGGGGTGAGTTCGGTCAGCTCCGGTTCCCCGCGCTCGCGCCGGAAGTCGGCCAGCCGGCCGTCCGCCCGGGGCGTCGACAGGTCGGTGGCCGCGGGCGTGGATTTCAGGTACATGCCGGTCGCCATCGCGTGCCGCCAGCTGCCCATCACCTCGCCGAACACCCGTACCGCCAGGCCGCGTTCGCGGAGGTGCGCCGCGACCGACAGGCCGTAAGGGCCGGCTCCGATCACCACCACCGTACGGCCGCGGCGGTCCGCCGGGCCCCGGGCCGGAGCGCGCTCGGCCGAAGCGTGCGACCATCGCGGAATCGACTGCGTCATCCGTCCCCCTGCTCGCCGGCGCACCGCCCACAGCGCGCGGGCCCACATGCTCCGGAGCCCCGGCGACAGGTCCACGGCTCCAAGCCCCCGCAACAGTCTGCCCTGCCCGGGGGCACCGTCACGCGGTTTTGTCGCTATTTGACGTTATCCGCCCAAACCCATCACGTGGGTGGACGGGGAGCGGGCGTCGCGTGACCGCCGCCACGTGAGCGAATTCACCGCCCAAAACGGACTTATCCTCTTATTGGCCCTCTTAAGCTGTACGGATGCCCCCCGCCTCAGCCCCCACCTTGCCGACCCCTGCCCGCGTCCGGTTCCCCTCCCTGTCCCCTTCTCCCTCCCCCTCCGTGCCGGAGGAGCCCCCGGGCGGTCGGCGGGCCGCGCTGGTGTGGGGCGTCGGCGTGTGCGTGTACCTCGTCGCGATCGTCTTCCGGACCAGCCTCGGGGTCGCCGGGCTCGACGCCGCGGACCGCTTCCACATCAACGCGTCCGCGCTGTCGACGTTCTCGATCCTCCAGCTGCTGATCTACGCGGGGATGCAGATCCCCGTCGGGCTGATGATCGACCGGCTCGGCCCCAAGCGCGTCCTCGTCCTCGGCGCCGCGCTGTTCACCGCCGGACAGCTCGGCTTCGCGCTGAGCCCGACGTACGGCACCGCGCTGGCGTCGCGCGCGCTGCTCGGCTGCGGGGACGCCATGACGTTCATCAGCGTGCTGCGGCTGGGCTCGCGGTGGTTCCCCGCCCACCGGGCGCCGGTGATCTCGCAGGTGGCGGCGCTGATCGGGACGGTCGGCAACCTCGTCTCCACGCTCGTCATCCCCCGGGCGCTGCACGGTCTCGGCTGGACCGTGACCTTCGCGGGCAGCGCGGCGGCCGGTGCCCTGGTGCTCGTCCTCACCCTGCTGTTCCTCCGGGACCACCCGGAGGGGCACACTCCGCCGCCCGTGCCGGCCGCGGGGGCCGCGTACGTCCGGCGGCAGATCGCCGCCGCCTGGCGGGAGCCGGGCACCCGGCTGGGCATGTGGGTGCACTTCACGGCCCAGTTCCCGGCCACGGTCTTCATGCTGCTGTGGGGGCTCCCGTTCCTCGTCCAGGCGCAGGGCCTGACCCGGGAGGCGGCCGGCGGGCTGCTCGCCCTGTCCGCGGTGTCCGCCATGGCCGTCGGGCCGGTGTACGGGCAGGTGGTCTCCCGCCGTCCCGCCGCCCGGACGGCGCTGGCGCTCGGCACGGTGGCCGCGACCGCCCTGGTGTGGGCGGCCGTGCTCGGCTGGCCGGGGGCGCACGCGCCGATGGGGCTGCTGGCGGCGCTCTGCCTGGTGCTCGGCGCGTGCGGCCCGGCGTCGCTGATCGGCTTCGACTGCGCCCGTCCCGCGAACCCGCCGGAGCGGCAGGGCACCGCGTCGGGCATCGTCAACATGGGCGGTTTCATCGCGTCGATGGCGACGCTGCTGGCCGTCGGCCTCCTGCTGGACGCCACCGGCGACGACTACCGGATCGCCTTCTCCTCGGTCTTCGTCGTCCAGGCGCTCGGCGTCTCCCGCATCCTCCGGCTCCGGCCGCGCGCCGCGGGGCGGGGCGGCGGGCGCGGGCGCACAGTCCTGGCCGGCGGGTTCGGCCGGGCCCGCGGCGGTGTCGAGCCGGTACGCGTTCCGGTCTGAACGCGGGCGGCCGGCACCGGCGAGCCTGGTGATCCACGCCGGGCCGGCACCGGCCTGCCCGGTGATCCGCGCGCCGGCACGGTGCCCCCGCCGTCCGTCTCAGTCCCGCAGCAGCCGAACCGCCGCCTCGACGAGGTACGCGTCCGTCGCCGCCGAGCGGTGGCCCGCGATGCCCGAGCGGAGGAGGGACGCGCCCTCGATCAGTGCCACGAAAGTCTCCGCGCGGCCCCGGCAGTGCTCGGCGGACCACTCCGGCCGGATGTCACGCACGTAGGCGGCCACGTGGTCCGCGTAGCGGCGGTAGAAGGCGCGGACCGCCCCCGCGATGGCCTCGTCCCGTGCGGCGAGGGCCCAGACCTCGACGAACAGCCGGACGAGGTGCGGGTCGTCCTGTTCGGCCAGGACGACGGCCACGGCCTCGGCCGGCGCGGCGCGGTCGGGGCCGCTGAGGCCGGCCGGGCCGGTCAGCCGCTCCAGCGAGCGGTCCAGCGCCCGTTCCAGGACGGCCCTGACGAGTTCCGCCCGGGTCGGGAAGTAGTGCTGGAGGTGCCCGAGGCGGACGCCCGCCTCGGCCGCGACGGCCCGCAGGGACGTGTCCGCGTTGCCCTGGGCGACGAGCACGGCCTCGGCGGCGTCGAGCAGGGCCGCCCGGCGGGCGCTGCCCTGCCGGGTCAGCTTGCCGGTCACGCGACGCTCACCTCCACCCCGGCCCGTTCCAGCGCGGGGAGGACGTCGCGCGGGGCCGGGGTGTGCTCCGGGAAGACCAGCCCGGCGGGCGGCGGGGCACCGTCCTCGCCGAGCACCCGCCGGATGCCCGCGTAGGCCCCGACGGCGGTGAGGTGGGCCTGTCCGGCGGGGTCGGCGACCAGCGCCGAGCGGCACCCGCCCGCCCGGCCGCGGACGTCGACGCGGCAGCGGGCCACTCCCCCGCCGCCCGGCGCGTACAGCAGTGAGCGCCGCAGTCCGGTGAACCGGTCGCCGCGCCCCCAGCGGAAGAAGCCCGTCCGTTTGAGTGCGAGCAGGGCGGCGGTCGAGGTGCCGGAGCTGAAGCCGATCCTGGTCGTCGCCGTCTCCACATCCAGCGACAGGGGCAGGGTGAACTGCTCCGGCGTGTCGATCCGCGCCACCTTCGTACGGTGTCCGCCGACGGTGACGCACCGGGCGTCGCTGAGCGGCACGGCCATGCGGCGCCGCCCGCCCTCGGTCACCTCGTAGTCCAGGCCCAGCCGGTCCATGAACTCCACCGAGTCGGCGCCCGCCCGGTCCTTCAGGTCGTACCGGACGGCGATCTCCACGGCGGCGGCACCGCCCAGTTCGTCCGCCAGCGCCGCGGCGACCAGCGCGGTGACCCCTCCCATCCAGGCGGACGACAGCAGGACCGGGGCCCGGGGCGGCGCCAGGGCCGCGACGGCCGCCGCGCGCTGGAGCCGCGCGGTCCAGCGGGTGACGTCCACGTAGGGCACCCCGCCCCGGAGCGCGGCGCGCAGGATCCGGTCGTCGGGGTCGTTCACCGCGCCCACCACGGCCCGGACCCGGGCCCGGAACGGCTCCGGATCCGTCAGGTCCCAGCGGCGCGCCTCCGCGCCGGTCTCCTCGGCCAGGGCCCTGCCCCGCCCGGGTGTGCGGCCGGTGAGCAGCAGCGGCCAGTGCGGCGCCGCCAGGCGGGCCAGCTCCGCGCCGACCGTCCCGTAACCGCCCGCCACGAGCACCGGGCCCGCCGGGTCGGCCTGTATGTCGTCGTCCATGTCGCCGTGCATGTCGTCGTCCATGGCCCGAGGCTAGGTCATCCGACCTAGAAAGATCAACGGCCTTACGGCGGGCGGGCGGTGGACGGCCGCTCGGGGCGACGCCGCCCGTCACCCCGCCCGTTCCGGTGCCGCGTCCGTGCGGCGGGCCGTCGGTGAGCGGCGGTAGAGCGGGACGGCGACGAGGAGGCAGACGGCGAAGGCGGCGGCCAGGCAGCGGAAGGCGGCGTGGTAGCCGGCGAGGTCGGCCTGGGCGCGGGCGGCCGCGTCCGGGCCGGCGCGCCCGGCGAGGCGGGCGGCGGCGGTGGCCGTGGAGACGGTGGTGAGCAGGGCCACGCCGATCGAACCGCCCGCGTACTGCATGGTGTTGACGGTCGCCGAGGCCACCCCGGAGTCGTCCGGTGCCACCCCGAGGGTGGCCAGGCTGGTGGTGGCCGTGATGATCGTGCCGAGTCCGGCGCCGGCGAGGACGAGCGCCGGGAGGACGGCGGTCGGGTACGGGCTGTCGAGGCCGAGGGAGCCCAGCAGAAGGAGGCCGGAGGCGGCCAGGGCCGCGCCGGCCGCGATCACCGTCCGGGGCCCGAGGCGCGGCAGGAGGACGCGGGTGGCCAGCGGCGACGTCGCGATGAGCGCGGCGATCATCGGGAGGTAGGCGAGCCCGGTCGCGGCCGGGCCGTACCCCAAGGAGCGCTGGAGATAGTAGGTGCCGAAGAGGAAGACGCCGAAGACCGCCGAGCTGGTCTGGAGGAGGGCGATCAGGGAGGCGGCCCGGTCGCGGTCCAGGACGACGCGCGGCGGCAGCAGCGGGTGCCGCGCCCGGGTCTGCCACCCGGCGAAGGCCGTGAGCAGGACGCTGGCGGCGGCGAGGAACCCCCAGGTGGCGACGGCGGACCACGGGTGGCTCCCGGCCGCGGCGAAGCCGTAGACCAGGCAGAACAGGCCGGTTCCGACGAGCAGGGTGCCGGGGACGTCGAGCCGGGAGGCGCGGGGGTGCCGGTCCCGGGCGAGGAGCAGCGCCCCGGCGGCCAGCGCCAGGCCGGCGACGACGGTGTTGGCGTACATGGCCCAGCGCCAGCCCAGGTACTGCGTCAGGACGCCGCCGAGCGGCATGCCCACCGCGCCGCCCGCACCGGCCGCCGCGCCCCAGACGCCGAACGCCGTCGCGCGCTCCCCCGGCTCGGTGAAGGTGATGCCGACGAGCGAGAGGGCGGCGGGGGCCAGCAGGGCGCTGGAGAGGCCCTGCCCGGCGCGGGCCGCGACGAGGACGCCGAAGCCGCCGGCCACGCCGGCGAGGGCGGAGGTGCCGGCGAACCCGGCCAGGCCGGCGAGGAAGGCGGCCCGCCGCCCGAACAGGTCGGCGATCCGGCCGCCGAGCAGCAGGAAGCTGCCGAAGGCGAGCGCGTAGGCGGTGACGATCCACTGCCGGCCGCCGTCGGAGAAGCCGAGGTCGGCCTGGGCCGAGGGCAGCGCGATGTTCATGACGGTGCCGTCGAGCACCACCAGCAGCTGGGCCGTGCTCAGGACGCCCAGGATCCACCAGCGGCGGTGCGGCGCGGGGGCGGTGCGGTGCGGGGGCAGGGGCGGCATGGCGGTGGTCTCTCCCGGGGGGCGCGGGCGGGCGTGCGCGGGCCGGGCGGTCCGGCCGGGGGGCAGGGGCCGGACGCTTTTCGTCGTCCTGCGGGCCGACCATCCGAAGGGACCGACGAT is a window from the Streptomyces mobaraensis genome containing:
- a CDS encoding SpoIIE family protein phosphatase — encoded protein: MPRSGVDGPPAVADGPATPGLPGAPAGGPGGRGASADGDDPPASGLGRLAATVARLREEVLRAHAAADGRALLEMAKGVLMERLRLSPVQAARQLDELADAAGVPPLELAADIVNQAARDRLSDAARDFLARVGDGAREPAGDGSSVAVRLRTAESGALAAGDTQAVARALLEHALTPLGATAVAIWASGSGGSLRLAGYAGIPADEAVRWHYVPPGVATPARRALAARDQLWFDDLSATGLPSVAHRLLPAGGRVALPVETQGRILGVLEICWPGAPAQRLPAVRRQFDALAELVAHTLETLPAGRPEPVPADPGPELVELADSLYDPALVLRAESDERGRLVDFRIRHANPRFTDPGGRPRGAVAGALLLEAYPLAAEENGLFAKVEHVHATGEPFRAEGMPFTAIVGQVRVPTTADVSISRHGREVLLIWRLAGETARLAHLLRHAQRLGRIGGFEEDLTTGRIIWSEQLFSLHGLPATAPAVPLEQLASLAHPDDTAAIGRFLRTVLHHRRPASTAFRLQRPDGITRHIRVVAEPVLDADGRLVAVRGAFQDISAQHWTEVALAATRDQLAYSEQRTAERNRLARQLQQAIMPPAHGPIDAPDLDIAVRYRPAEDDSLVGGDWYDAIVLPSKRVLLSVGDVAGHGIEAATGMVALRNALRGLATTGAGPAQLLGWLNLVAHHLTDQVTATAICALYDTETRVLRWARAGHLPPVLIRGGRAETVPLVRGLLLGAIGETEYEEGEIQLEQDDVLLLYTDGLIERKDRSLEDSLEQLVALAGRGGATLEQRLDRLLTHSGSDTDDDTCVVGVRLRSPDPVG
- a CDS encoding FAD-dependent oxidoreductase codes for the protein MTQSIPRWSHASAERAPARGPADRRGRTVVVIGAGPYGLSVAAHLRERGLAVRVFGEVMGSWRHAMATGMYLKSTPAATDLSTPRADGRLADFRRERGEPELTELTPIPCEVFVAYGMWFAARFVDDVDPRRVTSVERDPGGFTVRLHDGEPVPASAVVVATGLGALAHIPRELRRLAPGGPGPDALLSHTSHHTDLSRYAGLRVAVVGGGQSALESAALLHEAGARPSVLVRAPRVRWGDTPVLERPLLDRLARPASPLGTGWILAGLCAAPQAVSQLPSPARLLIHRRALGPSGGWWLRDRVEGVVPVHTGCRVERADAVGERARMTLTGPGDAPRELVADHVLAATGYRVDLDALTFLPPPLRRAVIRVPGSGAPRLTGAFRSSVPGLYFTGALAAPMFGPMLRFVAGTEFAARRITRHLARHAPRP
- a CDS encoding MFS transporter, with product MPPASAPTLPTPARVRFPSLSPSPSPSVPEEPPGGRRAALVWGVGVCVYLVAIVFRTSLGVAGLDAADRFHINASALSTFSILQLLIYAGMQIPVGLMIDRLGPKRVLVLGAALFTAGQLGFALSPTYGTALASRALLGCGDAMTFISVLRLGSRWFPAHRAPVISQVAALIGTVGNLVSTLVIPRALHGLGWTVTFAGSAAAGALVLVLTLLFLRDHPEGHTPPPVPAAGAAYVRRQIAAAWREPGTRLGMWVHFTAQFPATVFMLLWGLPFLVQAQGLTREAAGGLLALSAVSAMAVGPVYGQVVSRRPAARTALALGTVAATALVWAAVLGWPGAHAPMGLLAALCLVLGACGPASLIGFDCARPANPPERQGTASGIVNMGGFIASMATLLAVGLLLDATGDDYRIAFSSVFVVQALGVSRILRLRPRAAGRGGGRGRTVLAGGFGRARGGVEPVRVPV
- a CDS encoding TetR/AcrR family transcriptional regulator; amino-acid sequence: MTGKLTRQGSARRAALLDAAEAVLVAQGNADTSLRAVAAEAGVRLGHLQHYFPTRAELVRAVLERALDRSLERLTGPAGLSGPDRAAPAEAVAVVLAEQDDPHLVRLFVEVWALAARDEAIAGAVRAFYRRYADHVAAYVRDIRPEWSAEHCRGRAETFVALIEGASLLRSGIAGHRSAATDAYLVEAAVRLLRD
- a CDS encoding saccharopine dehydrogenase family protein; its protein translation is MDDDMHGDMDDDIQADPAGPVLVAGGYGTVGAELARLAAPHWPLLLTGRTPGRGRALAEETGAEARRWDLTDPEPFRARVRAVVGAVNDPDDRILRAALRGGVPYVDVTRWTARLQRAAAVAALAPPRAPVLLSSAWMGGVTALVAAALADELGGAAAVEIAVRYDLKDRAGADSVEFMDRLGLDYEVTEGGRRRMAVPLSDARCVTVGGHRTKVARIDTPEQFTLPLSLDVETATTRIGFSSGTSTAALLALKRTGFFRWGRGDRFTGLRRSLLYAPGGGGVARCRVDVRGRAGGCRSALVADPAGQAHLTAVGAYAGIRRVLGEDGAPPPAGLVFPEHTPAPRDVLPALERAGVEVSVA
- a CDS encoding MFS transporter, which encodes MPPLPPHRTAPAPHRRWWILGVLSTAQLLVVLDGTVMNIALPSAQADLGFSDGGRQWIVTAYALAFGSFLLLGGRIADLFGRRAAFLAGLAGFAGTSALAGVAGGFGVLVAARAGQGLSSALLAPAALSLVGITFTEPGERATAFGVWGAAAGAGGAVGMPLGGVLTQYLGWRWAMYANTVVAGLALAAGALLLARDRHPRASRLDVPGTLLVGTGLFCLVYGFAAAGSHPWSAVATWGFLAAASVLLTAFAGWQTRARHPLLPPRVVLDRDRAASLIALLQTSSAVFGVFLFGTYYLQRSLGYGPAATGLAYLPMIAALIATSPLATRVLLPRLGPRTVIAAGAALAASGLLLLGSLGLDSPYPTAVLPALVLAGAGLGTIITATTSLATLGVAPDDSGVASATVNTMQYAGGSIGVALLTTVSTATAAARLAGRAGPDAAARAQADLAGYHAAFRCLAAAFAVCLLVAVPLYRRSPTARRTDAAPERAG